In Paenibacillus sp. G2S3, a single window of DNA contains:
- a CDS encoding pitrilysin family protein, producing MEKIVLSNGLRVVMEKIPTGRSVSFGIWVKTGSRNEHPGNNGISHFVEHMLFKGTDRYSAKDIAEQFDAIGGNVNAFTSKEYTCYYAKVLDEHLPIAVDVLADMFFRSRMDAEELEKEKNVILEEISMCEDTPDDLVHDLMCAAAYKDHPLAYSILGLKERLMEMKPDDLRAYMKEQYTIENTVISVAGNISDGLIELLEQHFGSFANHGTSAPLTPPDYYGDLLFHRKKTEQNHICLSLPGVRSGDPLQYAMVLINNAIGGGMSSRMFQEIREKRGLAYSVYSYHSSQADSGLFTVYAGTAPKQTKDVMELIKEMMYDLATKGLSEDELRKGKEQLKGSLILSLESTSSRMNRIGKNELMLGKHNTLDDMIAKIQLVTMDNINNVLDNMFAEPLSLAMVGSTDKAIANVRRDDLVLLRTNQ from the coding sequence GTGGAAAAAATAGTATTATCCAATGGATTGCGAGTAGTGATGGAAAAAATTCCGACAGGCCGGTCCGTTTCATTCGGAATCTGGGTGAAGACAGGTTCGCGGAATGAACACCCTGGAAACAACGGGATATCCCATTTTGTAGAGCATATGCTTTTTAAAGGTACGGATCGATATAGTGCTAAAGATATTGCCGAGCAGTTCGATGCTATTGGTGGCAATGTAAATGCATTTACCTCTAAGGAATATACTTGCTATTATGCAAAAGTACTGGATGAGCATCTGCCTATCGCAGTAGATGTGTTAGCTGACATGTTCTTCCGTTCACGTATGGATGCTGAAGAGCTGGAGAAAGAAAAGAACGTCATCCTTGAGGAAATTTCTATGTGCGAGGACACACCAGATGATCTTGTGCATGATTTGATGTGTGCTGCTGCCTACAAGGATCATCCGCTTGCGTATTCTATCCTTGGCTTAAAGGAACGGCTGATGGAGATGAAGCCAGATGATCTTCGTGCCTACATGAAGGAGCAATATACGATTGAGAATACGGTAATTAGTGTAGCGGGCAACATCAGCGATGGACTGATTGAGCTATTGGAGCAGCATTTTGGTTCCTTCGCTAATCATGGCACATCTGCGCCGCTGACTCCACCGGATTATTATGGGGATTTGTTGTTTCACCGCAAGAAAACAGAACAGAATCATATCTGTCTTTCCTTACCAGGGGTTCGTTCTGGCGATCCATTGCAATATGCTATGGTACTTATTAATAATGCCATTGGTGGTGGGATGAGCTCGCGGATGTTCCAAGAGATTCGCGAAAAACGTGGCTTGGCTTATTCTGTATATTCTTACCACAGTTCTCAAGCAGATTCAGGTTTGTTCACGGTCTATGCTGGAACAGCACCTAAGCAAACCAAGGATGTAATGGAGCTAATCAAGGAAATGATGTACGATCTTGCTACTAAGGGTCTTAGTGAAGATGAACTGAGAAAAGGCAAGGAGCAGCTTAAAGGTAGCCTCATTCTTAGCCTAGAGAGTACCAGTAGCCGGATGAATCGAATCGGAAAAAATGAACTTATGCTCGGAAAACATAACACATTAGACGATATGATCGCCAAGATTCAGTTAGTAACGATGGACAATATCAATAATGTGCTTGATAATATGTTTGCTGAGCCGCTTTCTTTAGCGATGGTAGGTTCAACAGATAAAGCTATTGCAAATGTTAGGAGAGATGATCTTGTCTTATTACGTACAAATCAATAA
- a CDS encoding polysaccharide deacetylase family protein produces the protein MKTEKVALVVACVAIVIGIGSTQGPVKDMLAQLKPQDDLAVWMDIPKAANNDLRLRIETAAAKLNAPPVDAVVDRVWKAIPGYNGLEIDVESTYRNALLAPKEPIKFVYRQIEPKVSLNELGAEPIYRGNPAKPMVSLMINVAWGNQYIVPMLDILDEEHVKVTFFLDGSWLSKNPELATEMLKRGHEMENHAYTHPNMSTLSRARATVEIEKTQKLLKESLGVTNKWFAPPSGDFDQETVEIASSLGLKTVLWTVDTVDWRNPSPESIVAKITSKAEPGTLVLMHPTASSSQALKAMIRGIKAKGLQLGTVSQTLSAERLIPSDVE, from the coding sequence ATGAAGACGGAAAAAGTGGCATTAGTGGTTGCTTGTGTAGCGATCGTGATAGGAATTGGTAGCACACAGGGGCCGGTTAAGGACATGCTTGCGCAATTGAAGCCGCAGGATGATCTTGCGGTATGGATGGATATTCCTAAGGCGGCGAACAATGATCTTCGTCTGCGGATTGAGACCGCTGCGGCAAAGCTTAATGCCCCTCCAGTCGATGCAGTGGTTGATCGGGTATGGAAGGCTATTCCGGGTTATAACGGACTTGAAATTGATGTAGAGAGTACCTATCGGAATGCTCTTTTGGCGCCAAAAGAACCCATAAAGTTTGTGTATCGGCAGATCGAACCAAAAGTATCGCTAAATGAACTGGGAGCAGAACCTATATATCGCGGAAATCCGGCGAAACCGATGGTATCACTGATGATTAATGTGGCTTGGGGCAATCAGTACATCGTGCCAATGCTGGATATTTTGGATGAAGAGCACGTGAAAGTTACGTTTTTTCTGGATGGAAGCTGGCTGAGTAAGAATCCGGAGCTTGCTACAGAAATGTTAAAGCGTGGTCATGAGATGGAGAATCACGCCTATACCCACCCCAATATGAGTACTTTAAGTCGAGCTCGGGCTACCGTTGAAATTGAGAAGACGCAAAAGCTGTTAAAGGAATCGCTTGGAGTTACTAATAAATGGTTCGCACCTCCATCAGGTGATTTTGATCAAGAGACAGTAGAGATCGCAAGCAGTTTGGGGTTAAAGACTGTACTCTGGACTGTGGATACGGTAGATTGGCGCAATCCTTCTCCTGAATCTATAGTTGCCAAAATCACAAGCAAAGCTGAACCCGGCACACTTGTTCTAATGCATCCTACTGCCTCATCCTCCCAGGCGCTAAAGGCCATGATACGCGGGATTAAGGCAAAAGGGTTACAGCTAGGTACAGTTAGCCAAACGCTGTCAGCGGAGCGCCTAATTCCCTCTGATGTTGAGTGA
- the pnp gene encoding polyribonucleotide nucleotidyltransferase encodes MEKRVEMQLGGRRLVLETGRLAKQANAAVMVRYGDTSVLCTVTASKEPKDLDFFPLTVNYEERLYAVGKIPGGFIKREGRPSEKAILSSRLTDRPIRPLFPEGFRNDVQVLNMVMSVDQDCAPDIAAMIGTSAALSISDVPFDGPIGGVAVGRINGEFVINPDMAQQAISDIYVVVAGTKEAIMMVEAEANEVTEDVMLEAIMFGHDEIRKIVATIEELVKVAGKEKMAVKLHTVNADVNTEVRAFAEARLVEAVKIAEKHARQEAIDIVNDEAVAYFVEKYIEAPELLKDVKEVLHDIVKDEVRRLITHDKVRPDGRKLDEIRPIECDTSLLPRTHGSGLFTRGQTQILSVCTLGALGDVQILDGIDPTETKRFMHHYNFPPFSVGEARPLRAPGRREIGHGALGERALSKVIPSETEFPYTIRLVSEAIESNGSTSQASICASILAMMDAGVPIKAPVAGVAMGLIKDGEHVSILTDIQGMEDHLGDMDFKVAGTAEGVTAIQMDIKIAGIDRNILQDALQQAKEGRLFILDKMNEAISAPRPNLSKYAPKIIIININPDKIRDVIGAGGKIINKIIEETGVKIDIEQDGRVFIGSSDEEMIQKARSIIEGLVREVQVGEIYVGTVRRIEKFGAFVELIPGKDGLVHISQLSTERVAKVEDVVAIGDTITVKVTEIDPQGRVNLSRKAVLTSETGAKA; translated from the coding sequence ACGCAGCCGTTATGGTGCGTTATGGAGATACTTCGGTATTATGTACCGTTACGGCTTCGAAAGAGCCTAAGGATCTGGATTTTTTCCCGCTTACGGTTAACTATGAGGAAAGATTATATGCAGTAGGTAAAATTCCTGGCGGATTTATTAAACGTGAAGGCAGACCGAGTGAGAAAGCGATTCTGTCCAGCCGTTTGACTGACCGTCCAATCAGACCACTGTTCCCTGAAGGATTCCGTAACGATGTTCAGGTATTGAACATGGTAATGAGTGTGGATCAGGACTGCGCACCAGATATTGCTGCTATGATCGGTACTTCAGCTGCACTTAGTATTTCTGATGTGCCTTTTGATGGACCAATCGGCGGCGTTGCTGTAGGTCGGATTAATGGAGAGTTTGTGATCAATCCGGATATGGCTCAGCAAGCAATCAGTGATATTTATGTAGTGGTTGCTGGAACGAAGGAAGCAATCATGATGGTTGAAGCAGAAGCGAACGAAGTGACGGAAGATGTGATGCTCGAAGCGATTATGTTCGGTCATGATGAAATCCGCAAGATCGTTGCAACCATTGAAGAACTGGTCAAAGTGGCTGGTAAAGAAAAAATGGCTGTGAAGCTGCATACAGTGAATGCTGACGTTAATACTGAGGTCCGTGCATTTGCAGAGGCTCGTCTGGTGGAAGCCGTTAAAATTGCTGAAAAACATGCGCGTCAGGAAGCGATTGATATCGTTAATGATGAAGCAGTTGCGTATTTCGTAGAGAAGTACATAGAAGCACCGGAGCTTCTGAAAGATGTTAAAGAAGTCCTACATGATATCGTGAAGGATGAAGTAAGACGTCTAATCACGCATGATAAGGTTCGTCCAGATGGACGTAAGCTTGATGAAATCCGTCCGATTGAATGTGATACAAGCCTGTTACCACGTACGCACGGTTCCGGTCTGTTCACACGTGGACAAACACAAATCCTTAGCGTTTGTACCCTTGGAGCACTAGGTGATGTGCAAATTCTCGACGGAATCGATCCTACTGAAACGAAACGTTTCATGCACCATTACAACTTCCCACCGTTCAGCGTAGGGGAAGCTCGTCCGCTTAGAGCACCAGGACGCCGTGAAATCGGTCACGGAGCACTAGGAGAACGTGCATTATCTAAGGTTATTCCTAGTGAAACTGAATTCCCGTACACGATTCGTCTAGTATCAGAAGCGATTGAATCTAACGGTTCTACTTCCCAGGCTAGTATCTGTGCCAGCATTCTGGCTATGATGGACGCTGGTGTGCCAATCAAAGCACCTGTAGCCGGAGTAGCAATGGGTCTGATCAAAGACGGAGAGCATGTCTCCATCCTGACGGATATTCAAGGTATGGAAGATCATCTCGGAGATATGGACTTCAAAGTAGCTGGTACAGCAGAAGGTGTTACAGCTATTCAAATGGACATTAAGATTGCCGGTATCGACCGCAACATTCTTCAGGATGCACTTCAGCAGGCTAAAGAAGGCCGTCTGTTCATCTTGGACAAAATGAATGAAGCGATCTCTGCGCCAAGACCTAATCTGTCCAAATATGCTCCAAAAATCATTATTATCAACATCAATCCGGACAAAATCCGTGATGTTATCGGTGCTGGTGGTAAGATTATCAATAAAATTATTGAAGAAACCGGCGTAAAAATCGACATCGAACAAGATGGCCGCGTCTTTATCGGTTCTTCAGATGAAGAAATGATCCAAAAGGCTCGTTCGATTATCGAAGGTCTTGTGCGTGAAGTACAAGTCGGAGAAATCTATGTGGGTACAGTTAGACGTATTGAGAAATTTGGTGCATTTGTTGAACTGATTCCGGGCAAAGACGGATTGGTACACATTTCCCAATTGTCTACTGAGCGTGTAGCTAAGGTAGAAGATGTTGTTGCTATTGGTGACACCATTACCGTTAAAGTTACCGAGATCGATCCACAAGGCCGGGTTAACCTGTCTCGTAAAGCGGTGTTGACTTCGGAAACTGGAGCTAAAGCGTAA